The following are encoded together in the Brassica napus cultivar Da-Ae chromosome A9, Da-Ae, whole genome shotgun sequence genome:
- the LOC106368421 gene encoding F-box/kelch-repeat protein SKIP20 translates to MSVSEEFNVRGDFRSRRDLISGLPEELATECLVRVPFEFHSSMKSVSRLWRSLVSDRSFERERRRAGKDESLLCLVQPLTSQSSPVNSSVDGEVSEKKKEEEGESHSHSQQQLQQPRVIGTPLYGLSVYNATLDTWHRVAIPERIPLFCECVALQDAGKVLLIGGWDPETLQPVKDVFVLDFSAAGRRWKRGKPMSSARSFFACAAVGATKVYVAGGHDDQKNAIKSAEVYDVEKDEWLTIPPMTEGRDECHGFSMAADLGFCVLSGYGTETQGQFRSDAEIYDPVSNSWSVIENVWPFPDLSPRGRTAAVAESAGDFRGCKLWCFVDSQRQCQPRWEVEDDSMKWRLVMETIRLPVTTMTSVFAGSLSGQAVAMIGGGGEESGTMMMMTKGEKNGGKWSHVSTPSGFSSLPFSYSSIYV, encoded by the coding sequence ATGAGTGTGTCGGAGGAATTTAATGTAAGAGGAGACTTTCGGAGTCGTCGGGATTTAATCTCGGGACTACCGGAGGAACTAGCGACGGAGTGTTTGGTTAGAGTTCCGTTCGAGTTTCATTCTTCCATGAAATCAGTTTCACGGTTATGGCGAAGCTTGGTCTCGGACCGTTCTTTTGAACGGGAGCGGCGAAGAGCTGGAAAAGATGAGTCTCTTCTCTGCCTTGTTCAGCCGTTGACTTCACAGTCATCTCCGGTTAATTCATCCGTGGACGGTGAGGTgagtgagaagaagaaagaggaggAAGGCGAGTCTCATTCTCATTCACAACAGCAGCTTCAGCAGCCGCGTGTGATTGGAACGCCACTTTACGGATTAAGCGTTTACAACGCAACTTTAGACACGTGGCACCGCGTCGCGATTCCGGAACGGATTCCTTTGTTCTGCGAGTGCGTCGCGCTTCAGGACGCGGGAAAAGTGTTGTTGATCGGCGGGTGGGATCCGGAGACGTTGCAGCCTGTGAAGGACGTGTTCGTGCTGGACTTCTCCGCCGCCGGGAGGAGGTGGAAGAGAGGGAAGCCGATGTCGTCGGCGAGATCGTTTTTCGCCTGCGCGGCTGTTGGTGCGACGAAGGTTTACGTCGCCGGGGGGCACGATGATCAGAAGAACGCGATCAAGTCGGCGGAAGTGTACGATGTGGAGAAGGACGAGTGGCTGACGATTCCTCCGATGACGGAAGGGAGAGACGAGTGTCATGGATTCTCGATGGCGGCGGATCTTGGATTCTGCGTGTTGAGCGGTTACGGGACGGAGACGCAAGGTCAGTTCCGATCTGACGCTGAGATTTACGATCCGGTTTCGAATTCGTGGTCTGTTATCGAGAATGTTTGGCCGTTTCCGGATCTAAGCCCGAGAGGTCGCACCGCCGCGGTTGCTGAATCCGCCGGAGATTTCAGAGGTTGCAAGTTGTGGTGCTTTGTTGATAGCCAGAGGCAGTGTCAGCCTCGCTGGGAAGTTGAGGACGATTCGATGAAATGGAGGCTGGTTATGGAAACGATTCGGCTTCCGGTGACGACGATGACGTCGGTTTTCGCGGGAAGTTTGAGTGGTCAAGCGGTGGCGATGATTGGCGGCGGCGGGGAAGAAAGCgggacgatgatgatgatgacgaaggGGGAGAAAAATGGCGGGAAGTGGAGCCACGTCAGCACTCCCAGTGGGTTTTCGAGTCTTCCTTTCTCGTACTCTTCGATCTACGTCTAA
- the LOC106368420 gene encoding cysteine protease ATG4b isoform X3: MASGAIKRLQDRVLGPSRIGIPSSTSEIWLLGVCYKISEIESSELAGAFRQDFSSLVLMTYRRGFEAIGDTTYTSDVNWGCMLRSGQMLFAQALLFQRLGRSWRKDSQPPEEEYLEILELFGDSEASAFSIHNLILAGESYGLAAGSWVGPYAVCRSWEALVRKRREETACSMAVHIVSGSEDGERGGAPILCLEDATKTCLEYSKGETEWTSVLLLVPLVLGLDKVNPRYIPSLIATFTFPQSLGILGGKPGASTYIVGVQEDKGFYLDPHGVQQVVTVNKETQDVDTSSYHCNTVRYVPLESLDPSLALGFYCRDKDDFDDFCIRATKLAGDSNGAPLFTVTKSHRTGDRGIAETSTVTCTCEEHEDEWQLL, from the exons ATGGCTAGTGGGGCTATTAAGAGACTTCAAGACCGTGTTTTAGGGCCGAGTAGGATAGGTATTCCCAGCAGTACAAGCGAGATATGGCTACTGGGTGTCTGTTATAAAATCTCAGAAATTGAATCCTCAGAATTAGCTGGTGCATTTAGACAAGACTTTTCGTCCTTGGTACTAATGACATATCGTAGAG GTTTTGAAGCCATTGGAGACACAACTTATACTAGTGATGTCAACTGGGGTTGCATGCTTAGAAGCGGCCAGATGCTCTTTGCACAG GCATTGCTGTTTCAAAGACTCGGAAGGTCTTGGAGGAAGGATTCTCAG CCACCTGAAGAGGAATACTTAGAGATCTTAGAACTTTTTGGTGATTCTGAGGCTTCAGCATTCTCGATCCACAATCTTATACTAGCTGGAGAATCTTATGGCCTGGCTGCTGGGTCATGGGTAGGACCATATGCTGTTTGTCGATCATGGGAAGCATTAGTtcggaagagaagagaagaaactgCGTGTTCCATGGCTGTTCATATCGTTTCTGGCAGCGAAGATGGGGAGAGAGGTGGAGCTCCGATTCTCTGTTTAGAAGATGCCACCAAAACGTGTTTGGAATATTCGAAAGGAGAAACTGAGTGGACGTCAGTTCTTCTCTTGGTCCCACTGGTTCTTGGACTTGACAAAGTGAACCCAAG GTACATTCCATCTCTGATAGCCACTTTCACATTCCCTCAAAGTCTGGGCATTTTGGGCGGCAAACCAGGTGCATCAACTTACATAGTTGGAGTTCAAGAAGATAAAGGTTTCTACCTTGATCCGCACGGTGTTCAACAG GTAGTGACAGTCAACAAAGAAACTCAAGATGTTGACACATCGTCTTACCATTGCAA TACTGTACGTTATGTTCCCTTGGAGTCACTCGACCCGTCGCTAGCTCTTGGATTCTACTGCCGGGATAAAG ATGACTTTGATGACTTCTGCATCCGAGCAACCAAGCTAGCCGGAGATTCCAATGGCGCTCCGTTGTTTACGGTGACTAAATCTCACAGAACTGGTGATCGCGGAATCGCAGAAACCAGCACTGTGACATGTACTTGTGAGGAGCATGAAGATGAATGGCAATTACTTTAA
- the LOC106368420 gene encoding cysteine protease ATG4b isoform X1 has product MKAICGRFLPSKCSSSNADENLDQSPTSPVSDSTLPLVSQTLREASTSEHQPVCTPHNDWTVILKTASMASGAIKRLQDRVLGPSRIGIPSSTSEIWLLGVCYKISEIESSELAGAFRQDFSSLVLMTYRRGFEAIGDTTYTSDVNWGCMLRSGQMLFAQALLFQRLGRSWRKDSQPPEEEYLEILELFGDSEASAFSIHNLILAGESYGLAAGSWVGPYAVCRSWEALVRKRREETACSMAVHIVSGSEDGERGGAPILCLEDATKTCLEYSKGETEWTSVLLLVPLVLGLDKVNPRYIPSLIATFTFPQSLGILGGKPGASTYIVGVQEDKGFYLDPHGVQQVVTVNKETQDVDTSSYHCNTVRYVPLESLDPSLALGFYCRDKDDFDDFCIRATKLAGDSNGAPLFTVTKSHRTGDRGIAETSTVTCTCEEHEDEWQLL; this is encoded by the exons ATGAAAGCTATATGTGGTAGGTTTCTTCCTTCAAAATGTTCTTCATCAAATGCTGATGAGAACCTTGATCAGTCCCCAACGTCTCCAGTATCAGATTCGACGCTTCCCTTAGTTTCTCAAACGCTTAGGGAGGCTTCAACGTCCGAGCATCAGCCAGTTTGCACACCACATAATGATTGGACAGTGATTCTTAAAACAGCTTCTATGGCTAGTGGGGCTATTAAGAGACTTCAAGACCGTGTTTTAGGGCCGAGTAGGATAGGTATTCCCAGCAGTACAAGCGAGATATGGCTACTGGGTGTCTGTTATAAAATCTCAGAAATTGAATCCTCAGAATTAGCTGGTGCATTTAGACAAGACTTTTCGTCCTTGGTACTAATGACATATCGTAGAG GTTTTGAAGCCATTGGAGACACAACTTATACTAGTGATGTCAACTGGGGTTGCATGCTTAGAAGCGGCCAGATGCTCTTTGCACAG GCATTGCTGTTTCAAAGACTCGGAAGGTCTTGGAGGAAGGATTCTCAG CCACCTGAAGAGGAATACTTAGAGATCTTAGAACTTTTTGGTGATTCTGAGGCTTCAGCATTCTCGATCCACAATCTTATACTAGCTGGAGAATCTTATGGCCTGGCTGCTGGGTCATGGGTAGGACCATATGCTGTTTGTCGATCATGGGAAGCATTAGTtcggaagagaagagaagaaactgCGTGTTCCATGGCTGTTCATATCGTTTCTGGCAGCGAAGATGGGGAGAGAGGTGGAGCTCCGATTCTCTGTTTAGAAGATGCCACCAAAACGTGTTTGGAATATTCGAAAGGAGAAACTGAGTGGACGTCAGTTCTTCTCTTGGTCCCACTGGTTCTTGGACTTGACAAAGTGAACCCAAG GTACATTCCATCTCTGATAGCCACTTTCACATTCCCTCAAAGTCTGGGCATTTTGGGCGGCAAACCAGGTGCATCAACTTACATAGTTGGAGTTCAAGAAGATAAAGGTTTCTACCTTGATCCGCACGGTGTTCAACAG GTAGTGACAGTCAACAAAGAAACTCAAGATGTTGACACATCGTCTTACCATTGCAA TACTGTACGTTATGTTCCCTTGGAGTCACTCGACCCGTCGCTAGCTCTTGGATTCTACTGCCGGGATAAAG ATGACTTTGATGACTTCTGCATCCGAGCAACCAAGCTAGCCGGAGATTCCAATGGCGCTCCGTTGTTTACGGTGACTAAATCTCACAGAACTGGTGATCGCGGAATCGCAGAAACCAGCACTGTGACATGTACTTGTGAGGAGCATGAAGATGAATGGCAATTACTTTAA
- the LOC106368420 gene encoding cysteine protease ATG4b isoform X2 — translation MKAICVSDSTLPLVSQTLREASTSEHQPVCTPHNDWTVILKTASMASGAIKRLQDRVLGPSRIGIPSSTSEIWLLGVCYKISEIESSELAGAFRQDFSSLVLMTYRRGFEAIGDTTYTSDVNWGCMLRSGQMLFAQALLFQRLGRSWRKDSQPPEEEYLEILELFGDSEASAFSIHNLILAGESYGLAAGSWVGPYAVCRSWEALVRKRREETACSMAVHIVSGSEDGERGGAPILCLEDATKTCLEYSKGETEWTSVLLLVPLVLGLDKVNPRYIPSLIATFTFPQSLGILGGKPGASTYIVGVQEDKGFYLDPHGVQQVVTVNKETQDVDTSSYHCNTVRYVPLESLDPSLALGFYCRDKDDFDDFCIRATKLAGDSNGAPLFTVTKSHRTGDRGIAETSTVTCTCEEHEDEWQLL, via the exons ATGAAAGCTATATGTG TATCAGATTCGACGCTTCCCTTAGTTTCTCAAACGCTTAGGGAGGCTTCAACGTCCGAGCATCAGCCAGTTTGCACACCACATAATGATTGGACAGTGATTCTTAAAACAGCTTCTATGGCTAGTGGGGCTATTAAGAGACTTCAAGACCGTGTTTTAGGGCCGAGTAGGATAGGTATTCCCAGCAGTACAAGCGAGATATGGCTACTGGGTGTCTGTTATAAAATCTCAGAAATTGAATCCTCAGAATTAGCTGGTGCATTTAGACAAGACTTTTCGTCCTTGGTACTAATGACATATCGTAGAG GTTTTGAAGCCATTGGAGACACAACTTATACTAGTGATGTCAACTGGGGTTGCATGCTTAGAAGCGGCCAGATGCTCTTTGCACAG GCATTGCTGTTTCAAAGACTCGGAAGGTCTTGGAGGAAGGATTCTCAG CCACCTGAAGAGGAATACTTAGAGATCTTAGAACTTTTTGGTGATTCTGAGGCTTCAGCATTCTCGATCCACAATCTTATACTAGCTGGAGAATCTTATGGCCTGGCTGCTGGGTCATGGGTAGGACCATATGCTGTTTGTCGATCATGGGAAGCATTAGTtcggaagagaagagaagaaactgCGTGTTCCATGGCTGTTCATATCGTTTCTGGCAGCGAAGATGGGGAGAGAGGTGGAGCTCCGATTCTCTGTTTAGAAGATGCCACCAAAACGTGTTTGGAATATTCGAAAGGAGAAACTGAGTGGACGTCAGTTCTTCTCTTGGTCCCACTGGTTCTTGGACTTGACAAAGTGAACCCAAG GTACATTCCATCTCTGATAGCCACTTTCACATTCCCTCAAAGTCTGGGCATTTTGGGCGGCAAACCAGGTGCATCAACTTACATAGTTGGAGTTCAAGAAGATAAAGGTTTCTACCTTGATCCGCACGGTGTTCAACAG GTAGTGACAGTCAACAAAGAAACTCAAGATGTTGACACATCGTCTTACCATTGCAA TACTGTACGTTATGTTCCCTTGGAGTCACTCGACCCGTCGCTAGCTCTTGGATTCTACTGCCGGGATAAAG ATGACTTTGATGACTTCTGCATCCGAGCAACCAAGCTAGCCGGAGATTCCAATGGCGCTCCGTTGTTTACGGTGACTAAATCTCACAGAACTGGTGATCGCGGAATCGCAGAAACCAGCACTGTGACATGTACTTGTGAGGAGCATGAAGATGAATGGCAATTACTTTAA
- the LOC106356238 gene encoding uncharacterized protein LOC106356238 codes for MPPRKRVVRTQSASASREGGDENVPPPVPPIDQDALRQMVQDAARQAAHEAVQQAVQEAARVAAQEVVRQMAEAQQVPPVQVQGHQQPPIQPVSPVQVQGQQQPPIQQVPEVDETLMQVMKQMKTVDLETFGGTVDPFQAYNWKHRLATCLQTINCPLRLCLNIAELYLRGDALVWWDGVQSMRDGDMTYEDFLIAFDKKYFPREALHQKKNAFEHLRQGTRSVREYEREFCQLRLFAGNNFDAEDLIRRFLDGMRVDLRGRCSMVTYTSLEDLVEKAAVQEACIAEEQKYSKAQPKTERTSGSPNMAGDQSGTPSCERCHRYHFGDCVMCFACGRLGHVAKYCRFTKVDGTGTGQVTAPTTLAAASKKCYGCGQPGHIFRDCPRGGRVENPSPAKRQAIAPRVARGNERVEPADGMYLFTLVVYVCACCLLRLSFV; via the coding sequence ATGCCGCCGCGTAAGAGAGTTGTTCGCACTCAGTCCGCTAGTGCTTCACGAGAGGGTGGAGATGAGAATGTGCCGCCACCGGTTCCACCGATTGATCAGGATGCCCTTAGGCAGATGGTGCAGGATGCTGCCAGACAGGCTGCACATGAGGCAGTTCAGCAAGCTGTCCAGGAGGCTGCTAGAGTAGCTGCACAGGAAGTGGTTAGGCAGATGGCTGAGGCTCAGCAGGTTCCGCCAGTTCAGGTTCAGGGGCATCAGCAGCCCCCTATTCAGCCGGTTTCACCAGTTCAGGTTCAGGGGCAGCAGCAGCCCCCTATTCAGCAGGTTCCTGAGGTTGATGAGACGCTTATGCAGGTGATGAAACAGATGAAAACTGTGGATTTGGAGACTTTTGGGGGAACAGTAGACCCTTTTCAGGCTTATAATTGGAAGCATAGATTAGCTACGTGTCTGCAGACTATCAATTGTCCGTTGCGCCTTTGCCTTAATATCGCAGAGTTGTATCTGCGTGGGGATGCATTAGTATGGTGGGATGGAGTGCAATCGATGCGTGATGGCGATATGACTTATGAGGATTTCCTCATTGCGTTCGACAAAAAGTATTTTCCTAGAGAAGCATTGCACCAGAAGAAGAATGCTTTTGAGCATCTGAGGCAGGGTACTAGGAGTGTCAGAGAGTATGAGCGGGAGTTTTGCCAACTCCGCTTGTTTGCTGGTAATAATTTTGATGCGGAGGACTTGATCAGGAGATTCTTAGATGGGATGCGAGTTGATCTTCGCGGCAGGTGCAGTATGGTTACTTACACAAGCTTGGAGGATCTGGTAGAGAAGGCTGCTGTGCAGGAGGCATGTATTGCAGAGGAGCAGAAGTACTCTAAGGCCCAACCTAAGACTGAAAGAACTTCAGGGTCACCGAACATGGCAGGGGATCAGTCAGGAACACCCAGTTGTGAGCGCTGCCATCGCTACCATTTTGGAGATTGCGTCATGTGTTTTGCATGTGGGCGGTTAGGCCATGTGGCCAAGTATTGTCGATTTACAAAAGTGGATGGTACTGGTACCGGACAGGTTACAGCACCAACGACACTAGCAGCGGCTTCAAAGAAGTGTTATGGCTGTGGCCAGCCTGGTCACATTTTCAGGGATTGCCCGAGGGGGGGACGTGTAGAGAATCCATCACCAGCTAAGCGCCAGGCTATCGCACCACGAGTAGCAAGAGGCAACGAGAGAGTTGAGCCGGCTGATGGTATGTATCTTTTCACTTTGGTAGTTTACGTTTGTGCATGTTGTCTTTTGCGGTTatcatttgtttaa
- the LOC106365071 gene encoding putative histone-lysine N-methyltransferase ASHH4, with protein sequence MSTAKKKGSDQNQTRKGFIKFSKKISESEELNFIKRNIYLNKKFNKKVKDHGIFCSCSVSPSSSTLCGSDCSCGILLSSCSSSCQCRCQCTNKPFQQRHIKKMKLVQTEKCGYGIVADEDINAGEFIIEYVGEVIDEKTCEERLMKLKHKDETNFYLCQINSNVVIDATYKGNKSRFINHSCNPNAEMQKWIIDGEIRIGIFATRYINRGEHLTYDYQFVQFGADQDCYCGAACCRKKLGAKARKAKSLPSDEAVNLTACEAVTWKPPKVKKTRGRHAPG encoded by the exons ATGAGTACCGCCAAGAAGAAG GGTTCCGATCAGAATCAAACAAGGAAAGGATTCATAAAGTTCTCGAAGAAGATTTCGGAATCTGAGGAATTGAACTTCATAAAGCGCA aTATATACCTGAACAAGAAGTTCAACAAGAAGGTTAAAGATCATGGCATCTTCTGTTCTTGCTCTGTCTCTCCTTCCTCTTCAACTCTCTGTGGCAGTGACTGCAGTTGTGG GATACTACTCTCAAGCTGTTCATCTAGTTGCCAGTGCAGATGTCAGTGCACTAACAAGCCGTTCCAACAAAGACATATCAAGAAAATGAAACTAGTTCAG ACGGAGAAGTGTGGATATGGGATTGTAGCGGATGAAGATATCAACGCAGGGGAGTTCATCATCGAATATGTTGGGGAAG TTATTGACGAAAAGACTTGTGAAGAAAGACTTATGAAGCTGAAGCATAAGGACGAGACAAATTTCTACTTGTGTCAGATAAACTCGAACGTGGTGATTGATGCTACTTACAAGGGGAATAAATCAAGATTTATCAATCACAGCTGCAATCCTAATGCAGAGATGCAGAAATG GATAATTGATGGAGAGATAAGGATCGGCATCTTTGCGACTCGTTACATAAACAGAGGAGAGCATTTGACTTACGATTACCA GTTTGTTCAGTTTGGTGCAGACCAAGATTGCTACTGTGGTGCAGCGTGTTGCAGGAAAAAGCTAGGTGCAAAAGCTAGAAAAGCTAAGAGCCTACCCTCTGATGAAGCTGTGAACCTAACGGCATGTGAAGCAGTGACCTGGAAACCACCCAAG GTTAAAAAGACTCGAGGAAGACACGCCCCCGGTTAG
- the LOC106368417 gene encoding methylenetetrahydrofolate reductase 1, whose product MKVVDKIKSATEQGQTAFSFEFFPPKTEDGVENLFERMDRLVSYGPSFCDITWGAGGSTADLTLEIASRMQNVICVETMMHLTCTNMPVEKIDHALETIRSNGIQNVLALRGDPPHGEDKFVQVEGGFACALDLVNHVRSKYGDYFGITVAGYPEAHPDVIEADGLATPESYQSDLAYLKKKVDAGADLIVTQLFYDTDIFLKFVNDCRKIGINCPIVPGIMPISNYKGFLRMAGFCKTKIPAELTAALEPIKDNEEAVKAFGIHFATEMCKKILAHGITTLHLYTLNMDKSAIGILMNLGLIDESKITRSLPWRRPANVFRTKEDVRPIFWANRPKSYISRTKGWNDFPQGRWGDSRSASYGTLSDYQFMRPRARDKKLQQEWVVPLKSIEDVQEKFKELCLGSLKSSPWSELDGLQPETKIINEKLGKINSNGFLTINSQPSVNAAKSDSRAIGWGGPGGYVYQKAYLEFFCSRDKLDTIVEKSKAFPSITYMAVNKAGNWVSNVGEADVNAVTWGVFPAKEIIQPTIVDPASFKVWKDEAFEIWSRSWANLYPEDDPSRKLLEEVKNSYFLVSLVDNDYINGDIFSVFA is encoded by the exons ATGAAGGTAGTCGACAAGATCAAATCCGCGACGGAGCAAGGCCAAACCGCCTTCTCCTTCGAGTTCTTCCCTCCGAAGACCGAAGATGGCGTCGAGAATCTCTTCGAACGGATGGATCGTCTGGTCTCGTACGGCCCATCCTTCTGCGACATCACCTGGGGCGCCGGAGGATCCACCGCCGATCTCACGCTCGAGATCGCCTCGAGGATGCAGAACGTGATCTGCGTGGAGACGATGATGCATCTGACCTGCACCAACATGCCTGTGGAGAAGATCGACCACGCGCTCGAGACGATTAGATCCAACGGGATTCAGAATGTGCTCGCGCTTAGAGGGGACCCGCCTCATGGGGAGGATAAGTTCGTTCAGGTGGAAGGAGGGTTCGCTTGTGCGTTGGATCTGGTGAATCATGTTAGGAGCAAGTATGGGGATTACTTTGGGATCACTGTTGCTGGTTATCCTG AGGCTCATCCGGATGTGATTGAAGCTGATGGACTTGCTACTCCTGAGTCTTATCAGAGTGATCTTGCTTACCTGAAGAAAAAG GTTGATGCTGGAGCGGATCTGATTGTGACGCAGCTGTTCTATGATACTGATATTTTCCTCAAGTTTGTGAATGACTGTCGGAAAATTGGGATTAACTGTCCCATTGTTCCTGGGATTATGCCCATTTCTAACTACAAGGGGTTCTTGCGTATGGCTGGTTTCTGCAAGACCAAG ATACCTGCTGAGCTCACTGCTGCGTTGGAACCTATCAAGGACAATGAAGAAGCTGTTAAGGCCTTTGGTATTCACTTTGCAACAGAAATGTGCAAAAAGATTTTGGCTCATGGAATCACTACCCTTCATCTCTACACATTGAACATGGACAAATCAGCTATTGGGATATTAATG AACCTTGGTCTGATTGATGAGTCAAAAATTACTCGTTCTTTACCTTGGAGACGCCCTGCAAATGTTTTCCGAACTAAGGAAGATGTTCGCCCCATTTTCTG GGCAAACCGTCCAAAGAGCTACATATCTAGAACAAAAGGCTGGAACGACTTCCCACAGGGACGGTGGGGTGATTCTCGCAGTGCATCGTATGGTACACTTTCGGATTATCAG TTCATGCGCCCACGTGCACGTGACAAGAAGCTTCAACAAGAATGGGTCGTGCCGTTGAAAAGCATTGAAGATGTTCAAGAG AAATTCAAGGAGCTCTGCCTTGGAAGCTTAAAAAGCAGTCCATGGTCTGAGTTAGATGGACTCCAGCCAGAGACAAAGATCATAAACGAAAAGCTCGGCAAAATCAACTCCAACGGCTTCTTGACCATCAATAGCCAACCATCAGTCAACGCAGCGAAATCTGATTCTCGAGCTATTG GATGGGGTGGTCCTGGTGGATACGTCTACCAGAAAGCTTACCTAGAGTTCTTCTGCTCAAGGGATAAGCTAGACACAATTGTGGAGAAATCCAAAGCTTTTCCTTCCATCACCTACATGGCGGTGAACAAAGCAGGGAACTGGGTATCAAACGTTGGTGAAGCCGATGTGAATGCAGTTACTTGGGGAGTGTTCCCAGCTAAGGAGATTATTCAACCGACAATCGTGGATCCAGCCAGTTTCAAAGTCTGGAAAGACGAAGCCTTCGAGATTTGGTCAAGAAGCTGGGCTAACTTGTACCCAGAGGATGACCCTTCTAGGAAGTTGCTCGAGGAG GTGAAGAACAGCTACTTCCTGGTGAGCTTAGTGGACAACGACTACATCAATGGTGATATATTCTCCGTCTTTGCTTGA
- the LOC106368419 gene encoding aminoacyl tRNA synthase complex-interacting multifunctional protein 1 has product MAATAAVFSGGLKVKAGLFAAQISSLPLRDHLPRCLFSSSKTIASVSRSLRVSAVNNNHRRSSWPRVSTFCTAAPDAVSPVSEPEKKVESVEEVEENVKETANLLDIRVGRIVKAWQHEEADSLYVEEVDIGEAEPRIICSGLVKYVPLDLLQGASVVVLANLKPRNMRGVKSCGMLLCASDSSHENVEPLVPPQGSVPGDRVWFGNEEDLEQLPEPSPPNKVQKKKIWEAVQPLLKTDDSGVSMLKEEHLMRTSSGLVTSNTLKNANIS; this is encoded by the exons ATGGCGGCGACGGCAGCTGTTTTCTCCGGTGGTCTCAAAGTAAAGGCTGGACTTTTCGCCGCCCAAATCTCATCGCTTCCTCTCCGTGACCATCTCCCTCGTTGCTTGTTCTCTTCATCGAAGACGATAGCTTCAGTTTCTCGTTCTCTTCGAGTCTCCGCCGTTAATAACAATCACCGTCGAAGCTCCTGGCCTCGAGTTTCTACTTTCTGCACGGCGGCTCCTGATGCTGTGTCTCCGGTTTCTGAACCGGAGAAGAAGGTTGAGTCTGtggaggaggtggaggagaATGTGAAGGAGACGGCGAATCTGTTAGACATAAGAGTAGGAAGAATCGTGAAAGCTTGGCAACACGAGGAGGCTGATTCTCTGTATGTGGAAGAAGTCGACATAGGTGAAGCTGAGCCTAGAATCATCTGCAGTGGTCTCGTTAAATACGTTCCTCTCGATCTCCTTCAG GGTGCATCAGTTGTGGTGTTGGCTAATCTTAAGCCAAGGAACATGAGAGGAGTCAAGTCATGTGGTATGCTTCTCTGTGCTTCTGACTCATCTCATGAGAATGTTGAGCCTTTGGTTCCACCACAAGGCTCTGTTCCTGGGGATAGAGTTTGGTTTGGTAATGAGGAAGATCTAGAACAGCTTCCTGAGCCTTCACCTCCTAACAAG gttcagaagaagaagatttgggAAGCTGTGCAACCGCTTTTGAAGACTGATGATTCTGGCGTTTCCATGCTTAAGGAGGAGCATTTGATGAGGACATCTTCTGGTCTTGTCACTTCCAACACTTTGAAAAATGCCAACATTTCTTGA